A genomic segment from Luteibacter aegosomatis encodes:
- a CDS encoding TetR/AcrR family transcriptional regulator yields MSKTKRKIRGRDEALSRERIVAVAIDLLDREGEAGLTFKSLAAQLATGPGAIYGHVANKSDLMVAASDAIIAEVHRAHVQGADPRHSIRAFALGIFDAFDAHPWVGAALTRMPGQSPLVRVFDTVGQNVRALGVPPDKEWTAAMAVFNYIVGVGGQNAANAQVARAHALDRTEALASIARSWGRLDPAEYPFAHGIGAQLRAHDDRADFLAGIDLLIAGILHELHGVNNVARHDSFGE; encoded by the coding sequence ATGAGCAAGACGAAACGGAAAATTCGCGGGCGGGATGAGGCTTTATCGCGCGAGCGGATCGTGGCCGTGGCCATTGATCTGCTTGACCGCGAAGGTGAAGCGGGCCTCACCTTCAAGTCGCTGGCAGCCCAGCTCGCGACCGGGCCGGGAGCGATCTATGGCCATGTCGCCAACAAGAGCGATTTGATGGTCGCCGCATCCGACGCGATCATTGCCGAGGTGCATCGCGCCCACGTGCAGGGCGCGGACCCGCGACATTCGATCAGGGCGTTCGCCCTGGGCATCTTCGATGCGTTCGACGCGCATCCATGGGTGGGAGCGGCACTTACCCGCATGCCGGGTCAGTCGCCCCTTGTTCGCGTCTTCGATACCGTCGGCCAGAATGTCCGGGCTCTTGGTGTCCCGCCGGACAAAGAGTGGACTGCCGCCATGGCGGTGTTCAATTACATCGTCGGCGTGGGCGGCCAGAACGCCGCCAACGCGCAGGTCGCGCGCGCGCATGCCCTGGATCGAACCGAGGCACTGGCATCGATCGCCCGCAGCTGGGGCCGTCTCGATCCAGCGGAATACCCCTTTGCGCACGGCATCGGAGCGCAATTGCGCGCGCATGACGACCGTGCCGACTTTCTCGCCGGCATCGACCTGCTCATTGCCGGAATCTTGCACGAGTTGCATGGCGTCAATAACGTCGCCCGCCACGATTCGTTTGGCGAATAA
- a CDS encoding TetR/AcrR family transcriptional regulator gives MSQVVDKRVERSKAAVLAEVYRQLTQTGISGVSIDEVSRVSGVAKTTIYRHWPSRSALLIDACSRLGSGHPPPDTGTLRTDLHALATGLADQLQTSTWASVYPSIIDATERDSEIAALQAELHNAFMAPFRAVIAQAKDRGEIQPNQPDADLVASVVGPLFYRRWFSKEVIDERFIKSIVDAAVNANLSQ, from the coding sequence GTGAGTCAGGTTGTGGACAAGCGAGTGGAGCGTTCGAAAGCGGCCGTTCTGGCAGAGGTCTACCGACAGCTGACCCAAACCGGAATCAGTGGTGTGAGCATTGACGAAGTGTCCCGCGTCTCCGGCGTAGCGAAAACGACAATCTATCGCCACTGGCCGTCGCGCTCGGCTTTGTTGATCGACGCTTGTTCCAGGCTGGGGAGTGGCCATCCACCGCCCGATACGGGAACCTTGCGCACCGACCTGCATGCTTTAGCCACGGGCCTTGCGGATCAACTTCAGACCTCCACATGGGCGTCGGTTTATCCTTCGATCATTGATGCGACCGAACGTGACTCGGAAATCGCCGCCCTGCAGGCCGAGCTGCATAATGCGTTCATGGCGCCGTTTCGCGCTGTCATCGCACAGGCCAAGGACAGGGGTGAAATACAACCGAATCAGCCCGACGCCGATCTGGTTGCATCGGTAGTTGGCCCGTTGTTCTATCGCCGTTGGTTTTCCAAAGAAGTGATTGATGAGCGCTTCATCAAGTCCATCGTCGATGCTGCAGTCAACGCCAATCTCAGCCAATAA
- a CDS encoding class I SAM-dependent methyltransferase encodes MTMLTPEYSASLRDPKNALEDLRRKLGPIYGGEYLATLFHSLIRRERPRTVLELGTGLGVTTAWLASAVKENGIGRVYTYDNGSQFEGIRNAAASLLQEVSWPATSETKDYARFLEEVWRRAGVDNEIEFRLCDIDVRALSAGSGAIEGQGPVDMVFADYDHSPGNVVRLLGYLLPLLSDSGSVFVDSAPTHIPTHELIQRVLAELNSGSLTSFSDLGLGEEQHSRIRRLSSTSYFSYMPMIESEHRKQNSTAWIKALPRDLRASGFFLH; translated from the coding sequence ATGACCATGCTTACCCCGGAGTATTCAGCATCGCTGCGAGACCCAAAAAACGCACTCGAAGATCTCAGGCGGAAACTTGGCCCCATCTACGGAGGTGAGTACCTCGCCACGCTCTTCCACTCGCTCATACGCCGGGAAAGACCCCGCACCGTGCTTGAACTGGGCACAGGTCTCGGCGTGACCACTGCGTGGCTGGCATCCGCAGTCAAAGAAAACGGGATAGGACGGGTATACACATACGACAACGGTAGTCAATTCGAAGGGATCAGGAATGCTGCCGCGAGCCTCCTGCAGGAGGTGTCCTGGCCGGCGACGTCCGAGACAAAGGACTATGCCCGGTTCCTCGAAGAGGTGTGGCGGCGCGCCGGGGTTGACAATGAAATTGAATTTCGACTTTGCGACATAGACGTCCGAGCCCTGTCAGCGGGCTCTGGCGCAATCGAAGGCCAAGGGCCCGTCGATATGGTCTTCGCCGACTACGACCACTCTCCTGGCAATGTCGTCCGCCTCCTGGGTTACCTCTTACCCCTTCTCTCCGATAGTGGTTCAGTATTCGTCGACTCGGCACCCACGCATATTCCGACGCATGAGCTGATACAGCGGGTCTTAGCTGAGCTCAACAGCGGCTCCCTAACGAGCTTCTCCGACTTGGGTCTCGGCGAGGAACAACACTCGAGAATTAGACGGCTTTCGTCCACGAGTTACTTCTCCTACATGCCCATGATCGAGAGTGAGCATCGCAAGCAAAACAGCACGGCTTGGATCAAGGCTTTGCCACGCGATCTTCGCGCGTCAGGATTCTTCTTGCACTAA
- a CDS encoding outer membrane protein assembly factor BamE — MQKLIRTLGMALMATAIAGCGIVYTPDVQQGNLLDKKNVDQLQPGMTKRQVLVLLGTPSVISPFDGDRWDYVSTFSHRGKPMTTRTLTLTFNNDVLVRSDGDFFAQDAQQLLKDSKKYKNDSDQLNGDSKGDKNTSADDKKDDGGINIGVSGSSDKNSPDDKK; from the coding sequence ATGCAAAAGCTCATCCGCACGCTGGGTATGGCCCTGATGGCGACCGCCATCGCAGGCTGCGGCATCGTCTATACCCCCGACGTGCAGCAGGGCAACCTGCTCGACAAGAAAAACGTCGACCAGCTCCAGCCCGGCATGACCAAGCGTCAGGTCCTCGTGCTCCTGGGTACCCCCTCGGTGATCTCGCCCTTCGACGGCGACCGCTGGGACTACGTTTCCACGTTCTCCCACCGTGGCAAGCCCATGACTACCCGCACGCTCACCCTCACGTTCAACAACGACGTGCTGGTGCGCAGCGACGGTGACTTCTTCGCGCAGGACGCCCAGCAGCTGCTGAAGGACTCCAAGAAGTACAAGAACGACTCCGACCAGCTCAACGGCGACTCCAAGGGCGACAAGAACACCAGCGCCGACGACAAGAAGGACGACGGCGGCATCAACATCGGCGTGAGCGGCTCGTCCGACAAGAACTCGCCGGACGACAAGAAGTAA
- the fur gene encoding ferric iron uptake transcriptional regulator codes for MDQETKELRKAGLKVTHPRMRILQVFEEADERHLTAEDIYKRLLAHQEDIGLATVYRVLTQFEAAGIVMKHNFEGGQAVYELDRGKHHDHMIDIDSGKVIEFISEEIERLQHEIAERHGYVIEDHSLVLYVRPKKKGR; via the coding sequence ATGGACCAGGAAACCAAAGAGCTCCGCAAGGCGGGCCTCAAAGTCACGCATCCGCGCATGCGGATCCTGCAGGTCTTCGAGGAGGCGGACGAACGCCACCTCACGGCCGAAGACATCTACAAGCGCCTGCTTGCGCACCAGGAGGACATCGGGCTCGCCACGGTGTACCGGGTGCTCACCCAGTTCGAAGCCGCCGGCATCGTGATGAAGCACAACTTCGAGGGCGGCCAGGCCGTCTACGAGCTCGACCGCGGCAAGCACCACGACCACATGATCGACATCGACAGCGGAAAGGTCATCGAGTTCATCAGCGAGGAGATCGAGCGCCTCCAGCACGAGATCGCCGAGCGGCATGGGTACGTCATCGAGGACCACAGCCTGGTTCTCTATGTGCGTCCCAAGAAGAAAGGTCGCTAA
- a CDS encoding RnfH family protein — MAELGVEVAYAGPEGQAVVALRVPAGCTAWAAVELALPLLPVGVVPDPGRLGVFARKVAADRVLEEGDRVEIYRSLTLDPMEARRRRAIGG, encoded by the coding sequence ATGGCTGAGTTGGGCGTCGAGGTGGCTTATGCCGGGCCGGAAGGGCAGGCGGTGGTGGCCTTGCGCGTACCTGCCGGATGTACCGCGTGGGCGGCCGTGGAACTGGCCTTGCCCCTCCTGCCTGTCGGCGTCGTGCCCGACCCGGGGCGGTTGGGCGTCTTCGCGAGGAAGGTGGCGGCCGACCGGGTGCTCGAAGAGGGCGATCGGGTGGAGATCTACCGAAGCCTCACCCTGGATCCGATGGAGGCGCGGAGGCGACGGGCCATCGGTGGCTGA
- a CDS encoding FAD-dependent oxidoreductase yields MAEHPHPRSIAIIGAGLGGLALARVLHLHGIAATIYEGEPSAEARPQGGQLDIHEYNGQRALEAAGLLDAFRGIIHAGGQASRVLDKNGTVLLDEPDDGNGGRPEVQRADLRRILLDSIPPGMIRWGHRLSSAESLGDGRHRLRFTHGTSIDTDLLVGADGAWSKVRPLLSTAIPSYTGMTFIETYLHDADARHQAAAAAVGAGAMMAIAPGKGILAHREANAVLHAYVALNKPEDGIREFAVEGRFLTEFHDWAPALTSLITNSDTPPVLRPIHALPIDHRWDRSPGVTLLGDAAHLMSPFSGEGANLAMFDGAELGKAIASHSNDIEAALRSYETDLFPRSAAAAAEAARNLKVMFDERAPQSLIDLFADYRAAASHRSNIPADGGD; encoded by the coding sequence ATGGCTGAGCACCCTCATCCGCGGTCCATCGCCATCATCGGCGCAGGCCTCGGCGGCCTCGCGCTCGCTCGCGTTTTGCATCTCCATGGGATCGCCGCGACGATCTACGAAGGTGAGCCGTCGGCTGAGGCTCGGCCGCAAGGCGGCCAACTCGATATCCACGAATACAACGGCCAGCGCGCGCTCGAAGCGGCAGGGCTGCTCGACGCGTTTCGCGGCATCATCCATGCCGGAGGGCAAGCGTCGCGGGTACTCGACAAGAACGGCACCGTCCTGCTCGACGAGCCAGACGACGGCAACGGTGGGCGGCCGGAGGTGCAGCGGGCCGATCTGCGCCGCATCCTGCTCGATTCGATTCCTCCCGGGATGATTCGTTGGGGACATCGCCTATCGAGCGCCGAATCCCTCGGCGACGGACGGCATCGGCTCCGCTTCACCCATGGAACGAGCATCGACACCGATCTGCTCGTGGGCGCCGACGGTGCGTGGTCGAAGGTCCGGCCGCTACTCTCGACCGCGATACCAAGCTACACCGGGATGACGTTCATAGAGACCTATCTCCATGACGCCGATGCCCGACATCAGGCGGCGGCGGCCGCGGTGGGCGCCGGTGCCATGATGGCGATCGCACCCGGCAAGGGCATCCTGGCGCATCGCGAGGCGAATGCGGTACTGCATGCCTACGTCGCGTTGAACAAACCGGAGGATGGGATACGCGAGTTCGCCGTCGAGGGCAGGTTCCTGACCGAGTTCCACGATTGGGCACCCGCGCTGACGTCTCTCATCACGAACAGCGACACGCCTCCGGTCCTGCGCCCGATCCATGCGCTGCCGATCGACCATCGCTGGGACCGCTCGCCTGGCGTGACGCTTCTCGGCGATGCAGCCCATCTCATGTCGCCGTTCTCCGGCGAAGGGGCCAATCTCGCGATGTTCGATGGTGCCGAACTCGGAAAAGCGATCGCAAGCCACTCGAACGACATCGAGGCGGCTCTTCGCTCCTACGAAACGGACCTGTTCCCACGAAGCGCCGCCGCGGCGGCAGAGGCAGCGCGAAATCTAAAGGTGATGTTCGACGAGCGGGCGCCGCAAAGCCTGATCGATCTCTTCGCGGACTATCGGGCAGCGGCGAGCCACCGCTCGAACATCCCGGCTGACGGCGGCGACTAG
- a CDS encoding type II toxin-antitoxin system RatA family toxin, with protein MIEIRRSAIVPFTPAQMFDLVNDVEAYPKRFGWCAAATVTERNDDVLVARLDLKFAGMTQHFTTRNTMQRPERLTMKFVEGPLRSLDGVFTFQALGDVGCKIALELDFDYAGLGGSVLKMGFQQLANRMVDDFCDEARRQYG; from the coding sequence GTGATTGAAATCCGCCGCAGTGCGATCGTGCCTTTCACGCCCGCGCAGATGTTCGACCTCGTGAATGACGTTGAAGCATACCCAAAGCGCTTCGGCTGGTGTGCGGCCGCGACCGTCACCGAGCGGAACGACGATGTGCTGGTGGCCCGGCTCGATCTCAAGTTCGCCGGCATGACCCAGCACTTCACCACCCGCAACACCATGCAGCGCCCCGAGCGCCTCACCATGAAGTTCGTGGAGGGGCCGCTCCGCTCGCTCGATGGGGTGTTTACCTTCCAGGCCCTGGGCGACGTCGGCTGCAAGATCGCGCTGGAACTGGATTTCGACTATGCCGGCCTTGGCGGTTCGGTGCTCAAGATGGGTTTTCAGCAATTGGCCAATCGCATGGTCGATGACTTCTGCGACGAGGCGCGACGCCAGTATGGCTGA
- a CDS encoding MASE1 domain-containing sensor histidine kinase yields the protein MRLRVLSRFAGPLIAIGYALAWIMLWPTEQPYWVLPFGLRFGALLLLRTRDWTWVLGAEIAASAFCEWRSGLPIGGAGFVLGDMPEPLMVAACLWLLRRAHLHASLNTPEDVARLLLSAMVTATVATAGNAAMMASLHPAAPVEMLGTTFGSDLLGNYLGVLLVVPTLILVFRERPTRGALAELMLDGLLVMLPSLAILVTLAEYSPQPQFARVLSLAPVLFFAFRHGWRGAGLVLLITSVGLNVTEDMIGRGTASAAAHLFLAVAGTGTLMLGAATDALRRSSERVAQQNTHLAAANQRLDQLARQLRDAARGNLQAEENLRRHMAAELHDELGQNLTAIQTHLKLAQNRLGDAGLEDIGRSINGILGHMRRALHRMLDSLRPSVLDEFGLLRALDEGPIRDMLTAAGIRYVTDLRGEPRLLDDDTLTAIYRVVQESATNVVRHSGAHELRLRLRIGLRDSGPVAILDIRDDGAGLPSTPRPVRTDGGGRGLQGMSDRITALGGLFRIRPEPVGLHLRVLLRSTSVGSHIGNFPIPGQ from the coding sequence TCATGTTGTGGCCGACGGAACAACCCTATTGGGTACTCCCCTTCGGCCTGCGCTTCGGCGCGTTGCTGCTGTTGCGCACGCGCGACTGGACCTGGGTGCTCGGCGCCGAGATCGCCGCCAGCGCGTTCTGCGAATGGCGCAGCGGCCTGCCCATCGGCGGCGCGGGCTTCGTGCTGGGCGACATGCCCGAACCCCTGATGGTCGCCGCTTGCCTCTGGCTCCTGCGACGAGCGCACCTGCACGCGAGCCTCAACACCCCGGAAGACGTGGCCCGGCTGCTGCTGTCGGCCATGGTCACCGCCACCGTGGCCACCGCCGGCAACGCGGCGATGATGGCCTCGCTGCATCCCGCCGCGCCGGTGGAGATGCTCGGCACCACCTTCGGCAGCGACCTCCTCGGCAACTACCTGGGCGTGCTGCTCGTGGTCCCGACGCTGATCCTGGTCTTCCGCGAGCGCCCCACCCGTGGCGCCCTCGCCGAACTGATGCTCGACGGCCTGCTGGTGATGCTGCCTTCGCTCGCCATCCTCGTCACCCTGGCCGAGTACTCGCCCCAGCCCCAGTTCGCACGCGTGCTCTCGCTGGCACCGGTACTCTTCTTCGCGTTTCGCCACGGTTGGCGCGGTGCGGGGCTGGTGCTGCTCATCACCAGCGTGGGCCTCAACGTGACCGAGGACATGATCGGTCGCGGCACCGCCTCGGCCGCCGCCCATCTGTTCCTCGCCGTGGCCGGCACCGGCACGCTGATGCTGGGGGCCGCCACCGACGCCCTGCGCCGCAGCAGCGAGCGTGTGGCCCAGCAGAACACCCACCTCGCCGCCGCCAACCAGCGGCTGGACCAGCTCGCCCGCCAGCTTCGCGACGCGGCCCGAGGCAACCTGCAGGCCGAGGAAAACCTGCGCCGGCACATGGCCGCCGAGCTTCACGACGAACTGGGCCAGAACCTCACCGCCATCCAGACCCATCTGAAGCTGGCCCAGAACCGCCTGGGCGACGCGGGGCTGGAAGACATCGGCCGCTCGATCAACGGCATCCTCGGCCACATGCGACGGGCGCTGCACCGCATGCTCGACAGCCTGCGACCTTCCGTGCTCGACGAATTCGGCCTGCTTCGCGCATTGGACGAGGGTCCCATCCGAGACATGCTCACGGCTGCGGGCATCCGCTACGTCACCGATCTGCGCGGCGAGCCTCGGCTGCTCGACGACGACACCCTGACCGCGATCTACCGCGTCGTACAGGAGAGCGCCACCAACGTGGTGCGCCATTCCGGAGCCCACGAGCTCAGGTTGCGGCTGCGCATCGGGCTGCGCGACAGCGGCCCCGTGGCCATCCTCGACATTCGTGACGACGGCGCAGGCTTGCCGTCAACGCCCCGCCCCGTGCGCACCGACGGCGGCGGCCGGGGCCTGCAGGGCATGAGCGACCGGATCACCGCCCTCGGCGGCCTGTTCAGAATCCGCCCGGAGCCCGTGGGGCTTCACCTGCGCGTGTTGCTGCGCAGCACAAGTGTCGGATCCCACATAGGAAATTTTCCAATACCGGGACAGTGA
- the smpB gene encoding SsrA-binding protein SmpB yields MAKAKAKDTEKERGGTIALNKRARHEYHIDQRYEAGMALQGWELKALRAGRINFGEGCYAIIEHGEVFLVGAQIPPLMSASTHVVANERRTRKLLLHREEIDRLIGAVERKGYTLVPTALYWKNNKVKCEIGVAKGKQEHDKRNTDKEREWAIDKQRVMRSHNRLG; encoded by the coding sequence ATGGCAAAAGCGAAAGCAAAGGACACCGAAAAGGAACGTGGCGGCACGATCGCGCTGAACAAGCGCGCCCGCCACGAATACCACATCGACCAGCGCTACGAGGCTGGCATGGCCCTGCAGGGCTGGGAGCTGAAGGCGCTGCGCGCCGGCCGGATCAATTTCGGCGAGGGCTGCTACGCCATCATCGAGCATGGCGAGGTCTTCCTCGTGGGCGCGCAGATTCCTCCGCTCATGAGCGCCTCGACGCACGTGGTGGCCAACGAGCGGCGCACCCGCAAGCTGCTGCTCCACCGCGAGGAGATCGACCGGCTGATCGGCGCCGTGGAGCGCAAGGGCTACACCCTGGTGCCCACCGCCCTCTACTGGAAGAACAACAAGGTGAAGTGCGAAATCGGCGTGGCCAAGGGCAAGCAGGAGCACGACAAGCGAAATACCGACAAGGAACGCGAGTGGGCCATCGACAAGCAGCGCGTGATGCGTTCGCACAACCGCCTGGGCTGA
- a CDS encoding VOC family protein: MKFAYTRLITEDVPGLAVFYEKLLGVPAKGDDSYVELRPSGAILAIASRRAATFAYGGEWFARANRSAILEFEVESVDAERVRVDALITEWLQEPKDMPWGNRSMLFRDPDGNPVNFFTPIASP, from the coding sequence GTGAAGTTTGCTTACACGCGTCTTATCACCGAAGACGTCCCAGGCTTGGCCGTCTTTTACGAGAAGCTCCTCGGAGTTCCCGCCAAGGGCGACGACAGTTATGTCGAATTACGTCCAAGTGGCGCGATCCTGGCGATCGCCAGCCGCAGGGCTGCCACCTTTGCGTACGGCGGAGAGTGGTTCGCCCGCGCAAATAGATCGGCGATCCTGGAATTCGAAGTCGAGAGTGTCGACGCCGAGCGAGTACGTGTCGATGCCCTCATAACGGAGTGGTTGCAAGAACCGAAGGACATGCCTTGGGGCAATCGCTCGATGCTGTTCCGAGACCCCGACGGTAATCCGGTTAATTTTTTCACGCCTATCGCGTCGCCCTAA
- a CDS encoding aKG-HExxH-type peptide beta-hydroxylase — MFSQKEAMNSLVDFFLHNSTTIIFHDSIAEKRLTETRNKLIYVLAAREVESSLIEMPLSLYGELGPEGQIRLLTSAELGAFIQRWYRKSVRSPEQLAAEFLDLVVRESLILATQSGVARENPVWSPMGDRYIDETGNTVSQPMVGGCITVDFGSPLSRLVDESSSVFGQRYIPMTQKDRDVVVEKFGRALALVDEITPMYGHMIRTWVKRIFVRKSVRSHGEDGTSTAFILSSEHMPKYIYTIGFGNPQLPEKSILSLAEGLIHEAVHSFLAGYEDVYGDFCSSDVSYRPVSQWSGRPIASHSIVHAMCVYLACHEFMVRLRGHVFAHEHADLDSRLLYIASGFTVRHLPSTRLATPTAIPPHTSYLVDEIHRRMFRFYSTARELATSGAGEPQESAA, encoded by the coding sequence ATGTTCTCCCAGAAAGAAGCAATGAATTCGCTAGTCGATTTCTTTTTACACAACTCGACAACGATCATTTTTCACGACTCTATCGCGGAAAAGCGGCTCACGGAGACGCGAAACAAGTTGATTTACGTTCTTGCCGCGCGAGAAGTTGAGTCGAGTCTGATAGAAATGCCCCTGTCGTTGTACGGCGAACTCGGTCCTGAAGGACAGATCCGCCTGCTCACAAGTGCGGAACTCGGAGCATTTATCCAGAGGTGGTACCGCAAGTCGGTGCGCTCGCCGGAACAACTGGCCGCCGAATTTTTGGATTTGGTGGTGAGGGAATCATTAATTCTTGCTACTCAGAGCGGGGTCGCCCGAGAGAACCCGGTATGGAGCCCCATGGGCGACCGATATATCGACGAAACCGGTAACACCGTCTCCCAACCCATGGTGGGAGGGTGCATTACCGTGGACTTCGGAAGCCCTCTTTCTCGCCTGGTCGATGAGAGCAGCTCGGTGTTCGGCCAGCGCTACATCCCGATGACGCAAAAAGACAGGGATGTAGTCGTCGAAAAATTTGGCAGGGCGCTCGCGCTGGTCGACGAGATAACCCCCATGTACGGACACATGATCAGGACCTGGGTGAAGCGGATCTTCGTTCGAAAATCGGTTCGTTCTCATGGCGAGGACGGCACCTCTACAGCGTTCATTCTTAGCTCCGAACACATGCCGAAGTATATTTACACCATTGGTTTCGGCAACCCGCAACTTCCCGAGAAAAGCATTCTCTCGCTCGCCGAGGGCCTCATCCATGAGGCCGTTCATTCCTTTCTTGCGGGATATGAGGATGTATACGGCGACTTCTGTTCTTCGGATGTATCATATCGTCCAGTCTCCCAATGGTCGGGCCGCCCCATCGCGAGCCATTCAATCGTCCATGCCATGTGCGTATACCTCGCGTGCCACGAGTTCATGGTTCGCCTGAGAGGGCATGTGTTTGCCCATGAGCATGCGGACCTCGACTCTAGGCTCCTTTACATCGCCTCGGGATTTACGGTTCGTCATCTTCCATCGACTCGACTGGCCACGCCAACGGCTATTCCGCCGCACACCTCTTACCTCGTCGATGAAATTCACCGACGGATGTTTCGCTTCTACAGCACCGCCCGGGAACTCGCCACTTCTGGCGCCGGAGAGCCGCAGGAGTCCGCCGCATGA
- a CDS encoding RHS repeat domain-containing protein, whose amino-acid sequence MPGEHGFSDAIVDAVNAGVDLRSKAIEACILPIQAQAIVDHLFPRTHPGKGIAVALSVEDAQGHLASPVRLAVALRMSIGSAEVSLRQVRAFLTEPVARAEIGASIDPRGALEFLERLGEMARLQGADEVQDPIELAVAMARLTETPAFVARASARGMLTPNLGQTTEEVIGAVMHVAGKDREAVAARAIVEASGTLTLGMRLVAMNYFPEAENVRAGLALDSADQARLCDAIGQHVIASPRSESLWGCFDPSTILRSLTFVAREACPAVYDAIAGSASRLDQFACALLWHSVSSEKGMDSIKKRCGSFSAKAAAAMGAILESQAAPECSRRLGRALGWVVFMLIGFAGLTHASETATYYYTDQQGTVLATADSAGSILTTADYRPYGAVARGAPEEGPGYTGHVDDTDTGVVYMQARYYDPAVGRFLSVDWGCPWRRERDWL is encoded by the coding sequence ATGCCCGGTGAGCACGGTTTCTCTGACGCGATTGTCGACGCGGTGAATGCGGGAGTCGATCTCCGGAGCAAGGCCATCGAGGCCTGCATTTTGCCAATTCAAGCTCAGGCCATTGTCGACCACCTCTTTCCTCGCACCCATCCCGGCAAGGGGATCGCCGTCGCGCTCTCCGTTGAGGACGCGCAGGGGCACCTCGCGTCGCCGGTTCGCTTGGCCGTCGCACTGCGGATGAGCATTGGGTCGGCCGAGGTGAGTCTCCGCCAGGTCAGGGCGTTCTTGACTGAGCCGGTGGCGCGTGCAGAGATCGGTGCATCCATCGATCCGCGAGGGGCGCTCGAGTTCCTCGAACGTCTTGGAGAAATGGCGAGGCTGCAAGGGGCGGATGAGGTTCAAGACCCGATCGAGTTGGCCGTGGCGATGGCGCGATTGACCGAAACGCCGGCATTTGTCGCGCGCGCGTCGGCGCGTGGCATGCTGACACCCAATCTGGGCCAGACGACGGAAGAGGTGATCGGCGCGGTAATGCACGTCGCTGGTAAAGACCGTGAAGCGGTGGCAGCCAGGGCGATTGTCGAAGCCTCCGGAACTTTGACGCTCGGCATGCGCTTGGTGGCGATGAACTATTTCCCGGAGGCCGAGAACGTGCGCGCGGGGCTGGCGCTGGATTCAGCTGACCAGGCTCGATTGTGCGATGCCATCGGCCAGCATGTCATCGCGTCTCCGCGCTCGGAATCGCTATGGGGATGCTTCGACCCGTCGACGATCCTGCGATCCCTGACGTTCGTTGCGCGTGAGGCGTGCCCCGCGGTTTACGACGCGATTGCGGGATCTGCGTCTCGATTGGACCAGTTTGCGTGCGCACTGCTTTGGCATAGCGTCAGTTCGGAGAAGGGCATGGATTCGATCAAGAAGAGGTGCGGCTCGTTTTCGGCGAAAGCGGCTGCGGCTATGGGAGCCATCCTGGAATCGCAGGCCGCACCTGAGTGCAGTCGTCGTTTGGGGAGAGCCCTTGGCTGGGTGGTCTTCATGCTCATTGGATTCGCCGGGTTAACCCATGCGTCTGAGACGGCCACGTATTACTACACCGACCAGCAAGGCACCGTGCTGGCGACGGCCGATTCCGCGGGCAGCATCCTCACCACCGCCGACTACCGGCCTTATGGTGCAGTCGCCCGAGGTGCACCGGAGGAAGGGCCGGGGTACACGGGGCACGTCGACGATACGGATACTGGCGTGGTCTACATGCAGGCGAGGTATTACGACCCCGCTGTAGGCCGCTTTCTTAGTGTTGATTGGGGATGTCCCTGGCGCCGCGAACGTGATTGGCTTTAA